In Massilistercora timonensis, the following are encoded in one genomic region:
- the metA gene encoding homoserine O-succinyltransferase: MPIRVQNDLPVREILEKENIFVMDEHRAMHQDIRPIKIGLLNLMPLKEDTELQLLRSLSNTPLQVDVVFVTVSSHQSKNTPTSHLNKFYQKFCEIREEKFDGFIITGAPVEQMPFEEVDYWEELKEIMEWSKTHVTSTLHLCWGAQAGIYYHYDIDKAPLDHKVFGIFWHRVMNRKIPLVRGFDDVFLAPHSRHTETPLEAVRKDPRLTILAESEEAGLFLAMAQNGRQIFVMGHPEYDRITLDTEYKRDLSKGLDIQMPVNYYPKDNPENKPLLTWRATSNNLYTNWLNYYVYQVTPYDMIGTPF; the protein is encoded by the coding sequence ATGCCAATTCGAGTACAAAATGATCTGCCGGTCAGGGAGATCCTGGAGAAAGAAAATATCTTTGTCATGGACGAGCACCGGGCCATGCATCAGGATATCCGTCCCATCAAGATCGGACTTCTGAACCTGATGCCCCTCAAGGAGGATACGGAACTGCAGCTCCTGCGGTCTCTCTCCAATACTCCTCTTCAGGTAGACGTTGTATTCGTCACGGTTTCCAGCCACCAGTCCAAGAATACGCCAACCAGCCATTTAAACAAGTTCTACCAGAAATTCTGTGAGATCAGAGAAGAAAAATTCGACGGCTTTATCATCACCGGGGCTCCTGTGGAACAGATGCCCTTTGAAGAGGTGGATTACTGGGAAGAGTTAAAAGAGATCATGGAGTGGAGCAAGACTCATGTCACTTCCACCCTTCATCTCTGCTGGGGCGCCCAGGCAGGCATCTACTATCACTACGACATCGACAAGGCCCCTCTTGACCACAAGGTATTCGGCATCTTCTGGCATCGGGTCATGAACCGCAAGATCCCGCTGGTCCGGGGATTTGACGACGTATTTCTGGCTCCTCATTCCCGCCACACCGAGACACCCCTGGAGGCTGTCCGCAAGGATCCAAGGCTTACCATCCTGGCGGAATCCGAAGAAGCCGGACTGTTCCTGGCTATGGCCCAAAACGGGCGGCAGATTTTCGTCATGGGCCATCCGGAATATGACCGGATCACCCTGGACACCGAGTACAAGCGGGACCTGTCCAAGGGACTGGACATTCAGATGCCTGTCAACTACTATCCGAAAGACAATCCCGAGAACAAGCCACTCCTTACCTGGAGGGCCACTTCCAACAATCTCTATACCAACTGGCTGAATTATTATGTTTATCAGGTGACGCCATACGATATGATCGGCACGCCATTTTAA
- a CDS encoding DUF1540 domain-containing protein, with amino-acid sequence MPELKCTVQTCAHNQNYYCNLDKITVGGDSAKRAAETCCDSFEERREGSYSNQMKEASANCGIDCKARECMYNEDCVCHAGKISVEGGNACCCEQTECATFRC; translated from the coding sequence ATGCCAGAATTAAAATGTACCGTACAGACCTGTGCCCACAACCAGAATTACTACTGTAACCTGGATAAGATCACCGTGGGCGGAGACAGCGCGAAGCGGGCGGCGGAGACCTGCTGCGACAGCTTCGAGGAGCGAAGAGAGGGCTCTTACTCCAATCAGATGAAAGAAGCTTCCGCAAACTGTGGCATCGACTGTAAGGCAAGGGAATGTATGTACAATGAGGACTGCGTCTGTCACGCGGGAAAGATCAGCGTAGAGGGCGGGAACGCCTGCTGCTGCGAGCAGACAGAATGCGCCACATTCCGCTGTTAG